DNA from Krasilnikovia cinnamomea:
GTCTGCTCGCCGATCTGCAGGCGTGGCTGTGGGACACGATCGCCGAGCCGGTGCTCGACGCGCTCGGCCACGCCGGCACGCCCGAGGGGGACGCGGCGACGTGGCCGCGGGTGTGGTGGTGCCCGACCGGGCCGCTCACCGTGCTGCCGCTGCACACCGCGGGCCGGCACGGCGAGGGCGACCGGACGGTGCTGGACCGGGTGGTGTCGTCGTACACGCCCACCCTGCGGGCGCTGCTGGAGGCCCGCCGGCCCGCGGCCCCCGTGGATCCGGAGGCCGACCGGTTACTGCTGGTCGACGTGGCGGATCCGGAAGGGCTGCCGCCCATCGACAACTCGGCGGAGCGGACCGCGCTGCTGCGGGGCTTTCCAGCGGAGGCCCGCACGGTGCTCGACGACGTCGCGGCGGTGCGGGCCGCGCTGCCGCACCACCGCTGGGCGCACTTCAGCTGCCACGGCGACCAGGACCTCCGCGCCCCGTCGCGCGGCGGCCTGCGGCTACGCGACGGCGTGCTGACCGTCGCCGACCTGAGCACCGGCCGGTTCCGCGGCGACTTCGCTGGCCTGTCCGCCTGCAAGACCGCGGTCGGCGGCGTCCATCTCCTCGACGAGGTCGTCACCCTGGCGGCGGCGCTGCACCACACCGGCTTCCGGCACGTCATCGCCGCCCTCTGGTCGATCGACAAGGAGACCTCCGCGGAGGTCTTCGGCACGCTGTACGAGAGGATCGCGGCGCACGGGCGGATGGAACCCGACCGAGCGCCCGCCGTCCTGCATGAGGTGGTGCGCCGGATCCGGGACCGCCGGCCCGACTGGCCACACCGGTGGACACCATTCACCCACATCGGACCCTGACCCCGACCCAGAAGGCTCGTGAGCGAGATGACCCAGACACCCCCCGCGCCGCTGCCCTTCGCGAAAGTCCCCGCGGACACCTACGCCGCGGCGTTCTCGGCAACCTGCGAGCCCACCGAGACCCGCCGGGGCGTGCTGCTCACCGGGACCTGCCCGCGCTGCGGCGACCGCATGGACTACCTGGTGCCTACCGGCGTCTTCCTGGTCTTTCCGGGCGGCTCCGGGCCGCGGCCGACGCCGGTGATGTGCACCTGCCGCGCCGAGCACCCGGGCCGGCCGGACGACGACGAGGGCTGCGGCGCCTACTGGACGGTCGAGCTGACCGGGCTGGCGTCGTGACCGTCCGGGTCTCCGCGGGCCCGCCGGCCGCGCCCGGCGACCGGGAGGCCGCCAAGGCCGCCCGCGACCTGCTCGCCGACGAACTGCCCCGGATCCGGACCGGCGCGCTTGCCTGGCGCAACGGTCTCGGCGCGCTGCTGGCCGGGCTGATCGGCTTCGGTCTGGTGCGGGGCCGCTCCGACGTGACCCAGCTGAGCGCGCCGTTTGCCGCCGGGGTGGGTGCCCTGCTGCTGGCTGCCCTGGTCACCGGCGGCGCGGCGGCTCTGCTGGTGATGCGGGCCGCGCACGGCCGCCCCTACGCGGCCGCCCTGCCCACATCGGAGCGGACGGCCGCCGCCAACCCGGCGGAGCTCACCCGCTGGGCCGAGGCGAGCGCGTCTGAGCGTGCGCTGCGCCACGGTGTTGTGCTGTCCTTCGCCTGCATGGCGCTGCTCGCCGCCGCGGTGGGGGTGACCTGGTACGGCCCGGCGAAGGACAAACCGCGCATCGAGGTCCGCCTCCCGGGCGGCGCCCGCTCGTGCGGCGAGGTCGTCGCGGTGTCGGCGGGCCGACTCGTGCTCAAGACCCCGCTCGGCCCCCAGACCATCGACCTCGCCCAGATCGACGGCTTGGCCGCGGCGCCCACCTGCACCCCATCGCCCGGCTGACGGCCCGGACTAGGTCCATCACCCGGTGGGCCGGGCCGCCACCCGCACCACCGATCCCACCCGGCGCGCCGTCCACTCCCGGTCCCTCGAGTTCCAACCCGGCGTCGGCAGCCCACACGCCCCAGCAACGCGGCCAAACCCCGCGCCTTGACCGCTGAGTCGGCCTGAGGCGCGGTGCCGGGATCACTCCCGGCCCGTTTCCCCAGGCCGCTCGCCGAACCCGCCGTGCGGATCTCTCCGCAACGGGCTCTCCACGGTGTCTGTCGCTATGCGTGGTTGGGCAGGGTCCAGGGTGTGGGGATCGTGTTGCCGCGGTAGCGGTATCGCGTGATGGGAACTGCCGCGATGTTGAACAACTCGATCCCGTCCGCTGACGGTCGCCGCCACTGCCCAGCGGGCGTGGTGAGCCGTCGGCGGACGTCTTTCCATCTCCAGTGGTGGCGTTCCATCAGCATCCGGATCACTCGCCGCCAGACGAAGTTTTCCAGCACCTTGAAGGTGTGCTTGGCCACCGCGTGCTTGAAGTAGTTGGCCCACCCGCGCATGATCTGGTTCAGCCTGATCAGCACGGTCCCGAGGTCCTGCTGCGACGTCCTGCCTGTCAGAGCACGGATCTTCGTCTTCACCGAACGGATCGCCCGCGCGGCGATGAACGTGTAGACGTACCACTGCGTCGTTCCTCGCTTGCGGCGCCACTGGATGCGGAACCCCAGAAAGTCGAACGACTCGCTCATGTGCACCACCTGGGTCTTGGCCGGTGACAGCCTCAACCCCAGACCTGCGAGCACCTGAGCGATCTCTTCGCGCAGGTCTTCGACGTCGTTGCGGCTGCCGTGCACCAGGACGACGAAATCGTCGGCATAACGCACGGTTCGCCAGGTCGGTTGACCCTTACGTCGTCGCCTGACGCGTTGACTGGTCGTGGCCATCGCCCCGCCGTTCTCCCACGGGCCATGCAGGTGCTCGTCGAGAACCTGCATCGCAACATTGAAGATCAACGGGGAGAGGATCCCGCCTTGCGGCGTGCCGGTGTGCGTGTCGCTGTTCTCGCCCAGTTCGCTGAGGACCCCGGCTTTCAGGAACGCCTTCACCAGCGCCAGCACCCGCTTGTCCTTGACCCGCAACCGCACCCGGTCGAGCAGCGCGGAGTGTGAGACCGAGTCGAAGGCCGCTTCGATGTCCGCGTCCAGCACCCACTGATAGCCGTTGGTGCCGAGCATGTGGATCTCCGCAATCGCGTCATGTGCTCGCCGCATAGGCCGGAACCCGTATGAGACCGGTAAGAAATCGGCCTCGAAAATGGGCTCCAGCACCAGCTTCAGCGCAGCCTGGACGACCCTGTCAGCCACGGTGGGGATACCGAGCTTCCTCAGCTTCCCCGACCCGCCCGGCTTGGGGATCATGCGCTCCCTCACCGGCAACGGCCGAAACGAGCCTTCCTTGAGGGAAGTCCGCAGAGTGTCCAGGAACCCGGGAACACCGATCTCCTCCTCGATGTCGGCAACGCGAAGGCCGTCGACGCCGGGAGTCCGTGCTCCGGTGTTGCCCGCGACCCGGTCGAACGCCACGATCAGCGTCGCCGGGTCGTATACGAAGTTGAACAGGTCGTCGAACCTGCGGCCCGGATCGGCCGCCGCCCAACGGTGAAGCTTGGCCTGCATCTCCGATACCCGCGACCACGGCCCCTTCGGGGCCGGATCGCGAGCGCCGCCGTTCGGCGGCGCGTCTTTCGGCATTACAGCTCCTCATCTCCTCGACAACCGCTGCCGCCCTTCGCCATGTGACCGGCTCTCCCGGCCTCGGACTACTACGGCGGCTCCGCCCCGTCTCGAACCGATCGGCGGTCGGTGCGCCCAGCCCACCCGACCGCGCCGGCAGCGCGGCCGCGGGCAAGATCCAGACGGTTCCCGTGTTCACTGTGATTCGCTCGACGAAGGAGGAGCCCGACTGTGTCCCTGCGGCATCGCCATGAGTACGCCGCAGAATTCCCCATGGCCTCCACGAGCAGCAGGGTCAGACCACCCGCGAAGTTCCCCGCCCGTATCGACGGGTGCGCACCGCATCCGGCCCAGATCTACCAGGTTCGAGCCGGTGAAGGATTGAGGGACGTAACAACGCCGGTTCCTCGCGTACTCCTCTCCGTCACGCTCGCCGGGCCCGCACCATCTGGCAGTACTGGCACACCCCGGCTGCTATCAGGGCTGCTCCCACCCTCCCCGGCACCACCCGGATCAGGCTGCCCCCAGCTCCACGGAACCTGCTGCGACAGGCCCGAGGCGAAGGTCTCCCACCTCCACTCGAATCAACAGCGCCTCACGGCGCAAAGCCCCGCTCCTTCATGGATGACACTTCGGACCGACCGATATCGCATGTGAATGCGGATAGTGTCGTTGAGCATTTACGCCGACCTCGAAACCGCCATGAAGGCCGGTAGGACCGACTCAATCGCACTGACCAACGACTCGTCCTCGGGCTCGGTGCCCGGGCCGAAGCGCCGGTCAGGGTCGCGCTGCCCGGCCCCAGGACCCGTGCGGTGCAGCTGCGCCGAGGTGCAGGCGCCCCGGCCGCAGCCCGACCAGGCGGCATGCGTTGAGGCCGGTTCCGGGCCACGGATGGGCAAGGCCGGATCGCGGCGTTGAATCCGACTGATTGCGCCACCCGTCAGCCGTGTGCGATGGGTTCGATCGTGCCGACCAGCGGGATGCCGTAGGCATCGGGTGTGTGTCGATCCTCGGACACCAATCAAAGACACGAGAGTTCGCCGGGGTAACCACCTCGGCGATCATTGTTTCCGGGCCTGGTTGGTAGGTCAGCCGCAGGCCGATCCGGCTGTACAGCTCCGCCTTGTCGCGTGGGTCGGCGTCGCGGAGCAGCCGGAACAGGTCGTTGAACGCGTCGGCGATGGTGTCGAGCTGGTCGCCGGTCATTCGCTGCGGTGGTGCCTCGGTGAGGCCCAGCCGGGCTTGGGCGCCTCTCTTGAGGGCGGTGGCCTCGCTGATCCAACCGGCGATGAGCGCCGGGTCGCCACCGGCGTCGAGCGTCGCCCGGTAGCGATTGATCTTGGCGTCGGCGTCAGCGATGGTCTGGCGCAGCTCTTCGATTTCGCCGGAGGTGTCGTGGGCGGCGAGCGCGGCCTGGTACTGGGCGTCGGCGACACGGCGCAGGTTGCCGGCTAGCGTCGATCCGGTGAGTTCGTCGCGGAGGAACCGGTCGATCGGTTCGGTGATGGCGTCCTCGCGCACGTAGAGCGCGGGCGGGTGGCTGATCCGGTGCTGGCGGACGAAGTCGCGGCTCGCGGTGCAGCGGTAGTAGAGCCGGCCGTGGTTCGGGTTGCCGACCATCTTGCGGTCGCACACTCCGCAGGTGATGAGTCCACGGAACAGGTACGGATGACCGGTGTGCCGGGGCGCCCGGCCGGCGTCACCGTTCGTCCCGCGCGCCTTAATCGTTTGCTGCGCCTGTTCGTAGAGGTCGGTGCTGATCAGCGGGGTGTGTGACTCGGTGCGGGACCAGACCCATTGGCTGGGGTCGTTCCAGCGGTGCCGGTTCTCGTGGCCGAGCGCGACGTCATCGACGTTGATCAGTACCTCGTCGGTGCGTGCTCGGTTCCAGACTTGGCGGCCGGTGTAGCGCGGGTTCTGCAGGATCGCGCGGATGGCGGTGGTCTCCCACACCTGCGTGCGGCGGTGCGGGTTGCGCGCCCGGTCGTAGGCCGACGGGCACGGAATGCCGTCTTGGGTAAGGCCGCGCGCGATCGAGGTCATGCCCCGTCCAGCGACGTACTCGGTGAAGATCCGTTCGACGATCGGGGCGGTGACCGGGTCGGGTTCGAGCCGGTGCAGGCGCTTGCCGTCGGCGGCCTTGCTCGGGTTCGGGTGTGGGCCGGCGTCGGCGAGGCGGTAGCCGTAGGGCGGTCGGCCGCCGAGGTAGCGGCCTTCCAGTTCGGTTTGGGACTTCATCGCGGACCGGACGCGGATCTTGATGCGGTTGCGTTCGCCTTTGCTCATGCCGCCGTAGAGGGCCATGACGAGGTCGTGGGCGTCGGAGCCGGGGTCGACGGCGCCGCCAACCTCGGGCACCCAGAGGCCGATGCCGTAGTCACGAACACGGGGAAGGTCATGCCGAACTGGCTGCCGTAGAAGGCACGTTGAGGCTCGCCGATGACTACCGCGTCGAAGTCGCGACTGGGGCTTTTGATCGTGTCGAGCAGGCGGAGCGCCTCGGGTCGCCGTTTCCATGGCAGCGAGCGGGAGAGTCCGATGTCGAAGAACTCGGCGACGATCTCCCCGCCGGCCGGCTCGATCAAGCTGCGGGCGCGGGAGAGCTGCCAGGCTTTCGACGCCTGCGGGTCCTGCTGGTCCTCGGTCGACACACGTCCGTAGAAGGCGAACCTCATGGTTGTCGAGTCTTCCGGGCGCGATCGATGATGCGCCACAGCACATCGGCGGCGGCCTGGGAGAGCGGGACTTCTAGGGACGTCTTGAGCTGCCCATCTTCG
Protein-coding regions in this window:
- the ltrA gene encoding group II intron reverse transcriptase/maturase, whose product is MPKDAPPNGGARDPAPKGPWSRVSEMQAKLHRWAAADPGRRFDDLFNFVYDPATLIVAFDRVAGNTGARTPGVDGLRVADIEEEIGVPGFLDTLRTSLKEGSFRPLPVRERMIPKPGGSGKLRKLGIPTVADRVVQAALKLVLEPIFEADFLPVSYGFRPMRRAHDAIAEIHMLGTNGYQWVLDADIEAAFDSVSHSALLDRVRLRVKDKRVLALVKAFLKAGVLSELGENSDTHTGTPQGGILSPLIFNVAMQVLDEHLHGPWENGGAMATTSQRVRRRRKGQPTWRTVRYADDFVVLVHGSRNDVEDLREEIAQVLAGLGLRLSPAKTQVVHMSESFDFLGFRIQWRRKRGTTQWYVYTFIAARAIRSVKTKIRALTGRTSQQDLGTVLIRLNQIMRGWANYFKHAVAKHTFKVLENFVWRRVIRMLMERHHWRWKDVRRRLTTPAGQWRRPSADGIELFNIAAVPITRYRYRGNTIPTPWTLPNHA
- a CDS encoding recombinase family protein — protein: METATRGAPPARHDQKPQSRLRRGSHRRASTCLLRQPVRHDLPRVRDYGIGLWVPEVGGAVDPGSDAHDLVMALYGGMSKGERNRIKIRVRSAMKSQTELEGRYLGGRPPYGYRLADAGPHPNPSKAADGKRLHRLEPDPVTAPIVERIFTEYVAGRGMTSIARGLTQDGIPCPSAYDRARNPHRRTQVWETTAIRAILQNPRYTGRQVWNRARTDEVLINVDDVALGHENRHRWNDPSQWVWSRTESHTPLISTDLYEQAQQTIKARGTNGDAGRAPRHTGHPYLFRGLITCGVCDRKMVGNPNHGRLYYRCTASRDFVRQHRISHPPALYVREDAITEPIDRFLRDELTGSTLAGNLRRVADAQYQAALAAHDTSGEIEELRQTIADADAKINRYRATLDAGGDPALIAGWISEATALKRGAQARLGLTEAPPQRMTGDQLDTIADAFNDLFRLLRDADPRDKAELYSRIGLRLTYQPGPETMIAEVVTPANSRVFDWCPRIDTHPMPTASRWSARSNPSHTADGWRNQSDSTPRSGLAHPWPGTGLNACRLVGLRPGRLHLGAAAPHGSWGRAARP